TCGGACGGATACCGGCAGCCACCTCCATCACAATCGGCAGAAGATTCTCCGGATTCAGCTCAAGTCCCTTGACCCGCCCCTCAACATCGTAACCAGCCGCATTGAAATAACGAATCGCAGCAAAACGCATCCCTTTAAGCTGGTCATACCAGCCAAGCAGACGCTCAATTTCAAGCTTGGTGAAGCCATAAAAATTTTCCGGCTCCTTTGGATGCACCTCATCAATCGGCAGATATTGGGGACTCCCATAGACAGCAGCCGAAGAGGAGAAGATAATCGGCGACAATCCCGCCTCAGAGGCCTGATTGAGGATATTGATCGTCCCGGCAATATTGGCTTCAGCATAGGCCTCCGGGTTCAGCATCGACTGACCGGCAGCTTTCAGGGCTGCAAGATGAACACATCCATCAAACCCTTCAGCCATCACAGCCCGCAACTGCTCGGGACGCATAATATCACCATAGACAAACCGGGCATCACCAAAAAGATTCTCCCTCAGTCCGCTCTGCAGATTATCAAACACCGTCACCTCATATCCGCGATCAAGAAAAGCTCTTGCAACATGGCTGCCAATATAGCCCGCGCCCCCGATAACCAGAATTCGCATAAAAAATACCCTTTCATTCAATGTTTATGGTGCAAACAACACTCAGCGGTTGCCATACATCTCTTCGTAATAACGCTGATACCCCCCTGAAGTCACATCGTCAAGCCACTCCGCATTCGAAAGATACCACTCAACCGTCAGTTCAAGCCCTTTTTCAAAGGAGATCGAAGGAACCCATCCCAATTCGCGCTGCAGTTTCGAGGAATCGATGGCATAGCGAAGATCATGGCCAGCCCGGTCAGTCACATAGGTAACAAGCTTTTCAGACTCTCCCGAAGGACGACCAAGCTTCCCATCCATAATCCGGCAAAGAAGCCTGATCAGGTCGATGTTGCTCCACTCGTTATGACCGCCGATATTGTAGGTTTCACCACTCTTCCCCTGATGAAATATAACATCAATCGCCTGCGCATGATCAACAACCCAGAGCCAGTCGCGAATGTTTTCACCCTTGCCATAAACCGGGAGGGGCTTGCGGTTGACGATATTATTGATAAAAAGCGGGATGAGCTTTTCCGGAAACTGGAATGAGCCGTAGTTGTTTGAACAGTTGCTGATCACCACCGGAATACCAAAAGTATCGTGATAGGCTCGTACAAAATGGTCGGAGGAGGCTTTCGAGGCAGAGTAGGGACTGTGGGGATCGTAAGAAGTCTCTTCGGTAAAGAGTCCCTCACTACCGAGAGAACCATAGACCTCATCGGTTGAAATGTGATAGAACCTCTTCCCCTCATAATCACTCTGCCAGGAGGCTCTGGCGGCATTGAGCAGATTGACCGTACCAAGCACATTGGTCACCACAAACTCCGTCGGATTGGCAATCGAGCGATCAACATGCGACTCGGCTGCAAGATGGATCACTCCATCAAACTGGTT
The DNA window shown above is from Pelodictyon phaeoclathratiforme BU-1 and carries:
- the galE gene encoding UDP-glucose 4-epimerase GalE, producing MRILVIGGAGYIGSHVARAFLDRGYEVTVFDNLQSGLRENLFGDARFVYGDIMRPEQLRAVMAEGFDGCVHLAALKAAGQSMLNPEAYAEANIAGTINILNQASEAGLSPIIFSSSAAVYGSPQYLPIDEVHPKEPENFYGFTKLEIERLLGWYDQLKGMRFAAIRYFNAAGYDVEGRVKGLELNPENLLPIVMEVAAGIRPKLSIYGTDYPTRDGSCIRDYVHVSDLAEAHVTAFEYIRTHDKSLTVNLGSQIGVSVLEMVERARAITGSAVPAEMAPRRPGDPAELVASSGKALELLGWVPKYSDVDTLVSSTWKMYEKYVTR
- the rfbB gene encoding dTDP-glucose 4,6-dehydratase, with the translated sequence MHILITGGAGFIGSHVVRHFLKSYPSYTITNLDKLTYAGNLANLRDVESNPNYRFVRGDITDGDFLLQLFQENQFDGVIHLAAESHVDRSIANPTEFVVTNVLGTVNLLNAARASWQSDYEGKRFYHISTDEVYGSLGSEGLFTEETSYDPHSPYSASKASSDHFVRAYHDTFGIPVVISNCSNNYGSFQFPEKLIPLFINNIVNRKPLPVYGKGENIRDWLWVVDHAQAIDVIFHQGKSGETYNIGGHNEWSNIDLIRLLCRIMDGKLGRPSGESEKLVTYVTDRAGHDLRYAIDSSKLQRELGWVPSISFEKGLELTVEWYLSNAEWLDDVTSGGYQRYYEEMYGNR